CGGGGCTGTTGGTGCTGCCGATGTGCAGCCGCGCGCCCTGTTCGCGCTGCGAGGCCGAGGCAACCTCGTCAATAAGTGCCCGCATTTCGGCCACTATCGGCCGGGCCCGGCACAGGACCGAATGCCCCAGCGGGGTCGGCCGGCTGCCGCTCGGTTCACGGAAGAAGAGCTGGCCACCCAGGGCTTTCTCGATGCGGTGGAGCTGGGTGGTCAGGGAGGGCTGGGTCATGCCGAGTTGCCGGGCAGCCTTGCGTACGCTGCCGGTGTCGGCGATGGCGCACAATGCGCGAAGATGCCTTACCTCGAGCTCCACGTCCGGAGCATAACGACGCAGGCACACGTCACACCAGACTCTCAAACCCGTCTGAACTCCGTTTTTTTCTCAGGGTATTGGCTGGTGCTATCGCCACCTAACATCTCCGTCTTCCGGGCGAACTCCGTCCAGACTCAACGGCACCAAGAAATCCGCAGGGCCCCGGTCGCCGCCCCACACGGCGACCGTACGGCCCTCGGAAATTAAGGAGCCCCCACATGAGATCTCCCAAGACGGCGCTGTCGGCGGCGCTCGGACTGGGCCTTGTCGCCGCGCTCGCAGCCGCGGCGCCGGTTTCGGCAGCTTCCCCCTCCCCCACCAACTCCTCCCACAGCAGCGCCGCTTCGATCGCGGCGTACAACGGCTCGGCCGCCGAGAAGGCCGACACCAAGGCGTTCTTCGAGGCCGTGATCAAGTCGGCCAAGGCCAAGATGAAGGCGCACCCGGACGCGGCCTCGGTCACCGTCACCTACGACGCCAGCAAGGCCCCGAAGTTCGCGGACCAGATAGCGCAGAGCACCTCCATCTGGAACGGCTCCGTGCAGAACGTGAAGCTGCAGGAAGGCAGCGGCGGCGACTTCGAGTACCGCGAGGGCAACGACCCGCGCGGCTCGTACGCCAGCACCGACGGTCACGGGAAGGGCTTCGTCTTCCTGGACTACCAGCAGAACCAGGAGTACAACTCCACCCGCGTGACCGCGCACGAGACCGGTCATGTGCTGGGCCTGCCGGACCACTACGAGGGCCCGTGCAGCGAGCTGATGTCCGGCGGCGGCCCCGGCACCTCCTGCCAGAACGCCCAGCCGGACGCGAACGAGAGCGCCAAGGTGGACCAGCTCTGGGCCAACGGCCTGGCGGGCATCCGCTTCGGCAAGGCCTCCTGACGTACCCGACGGACCCGCTGAAGTAACGAAGTTCGGCGGCGGCCCGCGGACCCGGCCCGGCTGACGGTGGCCGGGTCCGTGAACGGCCTGGGGCTGTCGAGTGCCGGAACCTGGCGGCCGGCCCTCGTACCCCACCAGCCCCCGCCTCTTGTGCGCCGCCCATGCGGTGGGGCTCCCCCGGAGCCCCACCGCTTTCGTCTGCCGTCCGGCCGCCCGGGTCAGCCCCACAGCGCCCGGGCGGCGGCCACCCCGGCGAACGCGGCCGCGAGCGTGGCGAGCACGCTCAGCACGGCATTGGCGGCGGCCCAGCCCCGCGCCCCGTCGGCCGCCAGCCGGAGCGTCTCGTACGAGAAGGTCGAGTAGGTCGTGAGCGCTCCGCACAGGCCGGTGCCGAGCAGCAGTTGGGCGTGCGAGGAGGCGGCGCCGACGGCGACCGCGCCGGTCACCAGGCCGAGGATCAGACTGCCGGCGACATTGACGGTGAACGTCCCCCAGGGGAAGACCGTGTCGTGCCGACACTGCACATAGCGGTCGGTGAGGAAGCGCAGCGGCGCCCCGACCATCGCCCCGGCCACCACCAGCAGCCAGTTCACCCGCGGCCGCCCTCCTCCGGAGCCGTACCGCCCGTGCGGGGGTAGGTGATCCGCTCGCACGGTTCGAGGGTGACCGTGCCGCCGTCCGTGAGGAGTTCGTCCAGATGCGGGAGGAAGGAGCGGATCCGCTCCTCGGTGTCGACGGCGACGATCGCGACCGGCAGCTCCTCGCTCAGCGACAACAGCCGCTGGGTGTGGATGAGGGAGGTGGCGCCGAAGCCCTCGATGCCGCGGAAGACGCTGGCACCGGCCAGTCCGGCCTCGCGGGCGCGGTGCACGACCTCCGCGTACAGGGGCTTGTGGTGCCAGGCGTCCTGCTCGCCGACGAGGACCGTGAGCCGGAGCGCCGGGGTGCCGCCGGGAGATGCCGTGCCGTCTGTCATGCCGTCCGCCGCCTCAGTTCGAGAAGTGCACGTGTGCCGGTCACCGCGCACCGTACGGCCGCGAGCGCGGCGAGCACGGTGCCCGCGAGATAGGCCATGGCCGCGGCCGGGTGCCGGGCCTCGATCAGCCGCTGGATGTC
This genomic stretch from Streptomyces nigrescens harbors:
- the snpA gene encoding snapalysin, producing MRSPKTALSAALGLGLVAALAAAAPVSAASPSPTNSSHSSAASIAAYNGSAAEKADTKAFFEAVIKSAKAKMKAHPDAASVTVTYDASKAPKFADQIAQSTSIWNGSVQNVKLQEGSGGDFEYREGNDPRGSYASTDGHGKGFVFLDYQQNQEYNSTRVTAHETGHVLGLPDHYEGPCSELMSGGGPGTSCQNAQPDANESAKVDQLWANGLAGIRFGKAS
- the crcB gene encoding fluoride efflux transporter CrcB — protein: MNWLLVVAGAMVGAPLRFLTDRYVQCRHDTVFPWGTFTVNVAGSLILGLVTGAVAVGAASSHAQLLLGTGLCGALTTYSTFSYETLRLAADGARGWAAANAVLSVLATLAAAFAGVAAARALWG
- a CDS encoding DUF190 domain-containing protein, which gives rise to MTDGTASPGGTPALRLTVLVGEQDAWHHKPLYAEVVHRAREAGLAGASVFRGIEGFGATSLIHTQRLLSLSEELPVAIVAVDTEERIRSFLPHLDELLTDGGTVTLEPCERITYPRTGGTAPEEGGRG